One segment of Bradyrhizobium sp. CB2312 DNA contains the following:
- a CDS encoding acetate kinase has translation MDSILVVNAGSSSVKFQVFAAEGEGTLRRLIKGQVDGIGSRPRLRASGAGGDPMADRAYPIEAIADVPAAMNVAGEWLRNEVRIHPLAVGHRVVHGGPDYERPVLVDHGVVARLERFVALAPLHQPHNLAPIRSILANFPEVPQVACFDTAFHRTHGPLADHYAIPHQLHAEGVRRYGFHGLSYEYISRTLPQIAPDIAKRRVIVAHLGSGASMCAMKGGQSVESTMGFTALDGLPMGTRPGQLDPGVVLYLISEKGMAASKVQDFLYRDCGLKGLSGVSNDMRELEASPDPQARLAVDYFVYRIGLNAGMLAAALQGLDAFVFTAGIGENSSSIRARVAEQLGWLGVTLDAAENARHARLISTATSRIPVYVVPTDEELMIAQHTLALLMNGHSPNPRHERVS, from the coding sequence ATGGATAGCATTCTCGTCGTCAACGCCGGCTCGTCGAGCGTCAAGTTCCAGGTCTTCGCGGCCGAGGGTGAGGGCACGCTGCGCCGGCTGATCAAAGGGCAGGTGGATGGCATCGGCAGCCGCCCGCGTCTGCGCGCGAGTGGGGCAGGCGGCGATCCCATGGCCGACCGTGCCTATCCGATCGAGGCAATTGCGGATGTTCCGGCGGCGATGAACGTCGCCGGCGAATGGCTGCGGAACGAGGTTCGCATCCATCCGCTGGCGGTCGGGCATCGCGTCGTCCATGGCGGGCCGGATTATGAGCGGCCGGTCCTGGTCGACCATGGCGTGGTGGCGCGCCTTGAGCGCTTCGTCGCCCTGGCGCCGCTCCATCAGCCGCACAATCTGGCGCCGATCCGCTCGATCCTGGCCAATTTCCCTGAGGTGCCGCAGGTCGCCTGCTTCGACACCGCGTTTCACCGCACGCATGGGCCGCTGGCCGATCATTACGCCATCCCGCATCAGCTTCACGCTGAAGGCGTGCGGCGCTACGGTTTCCACGGGCTGTCCTATGAGTACATCTCCCGGACCCTGCCGCAGATCGCGCCCGATATCGCAAAGCGCCGGGTGATCGTCGCTCATCTCGGAAGCGGCGCATCGATGTGCGCGATGAAGGGCGGACAGAGCGTCGAGAGCACCATGGGATTTACCGCGCTCGACGGGCTGCCAATGGGCACGCGCCCCGGCCAGCTCGATCCGGGCGTGGTGCTGTACCTGATCTCCGAGAAGGGGATGGCGGCATCGAAGGTGCAGGATTTCCTCTACCGCGATTGCGGCTTGAAAGGTCTCTCCGGCGTCAGCAATGACATGCGCGAGCTGGAGGCAAGCCCCGATCCGCAGGCGAGGCTGGCGGTCGACTATTTCGTCTATCGCATCGGCCTCAACGCCGGCATGCTCGCCGCCGCGCTCCAGGGCCTCGACGCCTTCGTCTTCACCGCCGGCATCGGCGAGAACTCGAGCAGCATCCGCGCCCGCGTGGCGGAGCAGCTCGGCTGGCTCGGCGTGACGCTCGATGCGGCTGAGAACGCGCGCCACGCGCGGCTGATCTCGACGGCGACAAGTCGCATCCCCGTCTATGTCGTGCCGACCGACGAGGAGCTGATGATCGCGCAGCACACGCTGGCGCTCTTGATGAACGGCCACTCGCCAAACCCCAGACATGAGAGGGTGTCATGA
- a CDS encoding phosphate acetyltransferase, producing MSPDATATQSPSKYDRLIAAAKAIPPTPTVVVHPCDETSLRGAVDSAVAGIIRPLLVGPERKIRDTAAKFGLDISGYEVVDAAHSDDAAAKGVELIHAARGELLMKGSLHTDELMRAVTAKVGGLRTDRRISHVFVMDVPAYAETIFVTDAAINIFPDLDAKRDIIQNAIDLYAQANFGKSPRVAILSAVETVTSKIPSTIEAAALCKMADRGQITGGLLDGPLAFDNAIDVESARIKGIKSEVAGRAQILVVPDLEAGNMLAKNLAYFAKADGAGIVLGARVPIVLTSRADTPRARMASCAVAALYAHARRQKAPTVPA from the coding sequence ATGTCACCAGATGCGACGGCCACGCAGTCTCCCAGCAAGTACGATCGTCTGATCGCCGCTGCCAAGGCGATCCCGCCGACGCCGACCGTCGTCGTGCATCCCTGCGACGAGACGTCGTTGCGGGGCGCCGTGGACAGCGCTGTGGCCGGCATCATCCGGCCCCTGCTGGTCGGGCCGGAGCGGAAGATCAGGGATACGGCCGCGAAATTCGGATTGGACATTTCCGGCTATGAGGTCGTCGATGCCGCGCACAGCGACGATGCCGCAGCCAAGGGCGTCGAACTGATCCACGCCGCGCGGGGCGAGCTGCTGATGAAGGGCAGCCTGCACACCGACGAGCTGATGCGGGCCGTGACGGCGAAGGTCGGGGGCCTGCGGACCGATCGGCGCATCAGCCATGTCTTCGTCATGGACGTGCCGGCCTATGCCGAGACCATCTTCGTCACCGACGCCGCCATCAACATCTTCCCCGATCTCGACGCCAAGCGCGACATCATCCAGAACGCGATCGATCTGTACGCCCAGGCGAACTTCGGCAAATCGCCGCGCGTCGCCATCCTGTCCGCGGTGGAAACGGTCACGTCGAAAATCCCCTCCACGATCGAGGCGGCCGCGCTCTGCAAGATGGCGGATCGCGGGCAGATCACCGGCGGCCTGCTCGATGGGCCGCTGGCCTTCGACAACGCGATCGACGTCGAATCCGCACGCATCAAGGGCATCAAATCCGAGGTCGCCGGCCGCGCGCAGATCCTGGTCGTGCCCGACCTCGAAGCCGGCAACATGCTTGCCAAGAATCTTGCTTATTTCGCCAAGGCCGATGGCGCCGGCATCGTGCTCGGCGCGCGCGTGCCTATTGTCCTGACCTCGCGCGCCGACACTCCGCGGGCACGGATGGCGTCCTGCGCCGTCGCTGCGCTCTATGCCCACGCAAGGCGCCAGAAGGCGCCGACAGTACCGGCGTGA
- a CDS encoding DUF3141 domain-containing protein, translating to MSIEKAQIPGGPMSGLVASAVEYMIDAGQRSVLFLDIMRRRGDQYREHVAQTAPHVLQYSAELIMDGRKLDDPVNYALVRIIPPANVEIDMNRRPFVVIDPRAGHGPGIGGFKADSEIGVAMKAGHPCYFIGFLPDPMPGQTIERIARAEAIFIEEVIERHPDADGKPCVIGNCQAGWALMILASLRPELFGPLIIAGAPLAYWAGVHGKYPMRYSGGLLGGSWLTALTSDLGAGKFDGAWLVQNFENQNPSNTLWTKQYNVYSKVDTEADRYLEFERWWGGHVNLNAEEIQFIVDELFVGNNLAAGKIEMSDGQRVDLRSIRSPIVVFCSKGDNITPPQQALDWILDCYADVDEIRAYGQTIVYTVHESIGHLGIFVSGGIAKKEHAEFSGNIDLIDVLPPGLYEATFEAKGKETASSDLVVGQWVMRCEARTLDDIRAMGGNSPEDERRFATAKRVSEINLKAYQKFLQPWIKGMVTPKMAEWAHNMHPLRLQYELFSSRNPYMATVKSLAEKAEEERKPVAADNPFLAFQEQISKQIVHALDSWRDSQEALSEAIFLSVYGSPALQAAVGIDPASAPSQRREMTAEHRVMLERRIAELKSRIGEGGLREAALRALLYVGSARGMVDERSIEALRQVRRDHAGARMTLPEFKMLVREQFFMLLLDRAAALAAIPRMLPDDVNLRRGAFEAIEKVLSASEDVTGERAKRLRQVAGLFGLDISEPSETASNVAPFDPRAKAS from the coding sequence ATGTCTATCGAAAAAGCGCAAATTCCGGGCGGTCCGATGTCGGGCCTCGTCGCCTCGGCGGTCGAATACATGATCGATGCGGGACAGCGCAGCGTCCTGTTCCTGGACATCATGCGCCGCCGCGGTGATCAGTACCGGGAACACGTCGCGCAGACCGCGCCGCATGTCCTGCAATATTCCGCCGAATTGATCATGGACGGGCGCAAGCTCGACGATCCCGTCAACTACGCGCTGGTGCGCATCATTCCGCCCGCCAATGTCGAGATCGACATGAACCGGCGGCCGTTCGTCGTGATCGATCCGCGTGCGGGCCACGGCCCCGGCATCGGCGGCTTCAAGGCCGACAGCGAAATCGGCGTCGCCATGAAGGCAGGCCATCCCTGCTATTTCATCGGGTTCCTGCCGGATCCGATGCCCGGGCAGACCATCGAGCGCATCGCGCGTGCCGAAGCCATCTTCATCGAAGAGGTCATCGAGCGCCATCCCGACGCCGACGGCAAGCCCTGCGTGATCGGCAATTGCCAGGCCGGATGGGCCCTCATGATCCTGGCCTCGCTGCGTCCCGAGCTGTTCGGTCCGCTGATCATCGCCGGCGCACCGCTTGCCTATTGGGCCGGCGTGCACGGAAAATATCCGATGCGCTATTCCGGCGGCCTGCTCGGCGGGAGCTGGCTCACCGCGCTCACCAGCGATCTCGGCGCCGGCAAGTTCGATGGCGCCTGGCTGGTGCAGAACTTCGAAAACCAGAACCCGTCGAACACGCTGTGGACCAAGCAATACAACGTCTATTCCAAGGTCGACACCGAGGCGGACCGCTATCTCGAATTCGAGCGCTGGTGGGGGGGCCACGTCAACCTCAACGCCGAGGAGATCCAGTTCATCGTCGACGAGCTGTTCGTCGGCAACAATCTCGCGGCCGGCAAGATCGAGATGTCGGACGGCCAAAGGGTCGACCTGCGCAGCATCAGGTCGCCGATCGTGGTGTTCTGCTCCAAGGGCGACAACATCACGCCTCCGCAGCAGGCGCTGGACTGGATCCTGGACTGCTACGCCGATGTCGACGAGATCAGGGCCTATGGCCAGACCATCGTCTACACCGTGCACGAGAGCATCGGTCATCTCGGCATCTTCGTCTCCGGCGGCATCGCCAAGAAGGAGCATGCGGAGTTCTCCGGCAATATCGATTTGATCGACGTTTTGCCGCCCGGGCTCTATGAGGCCACCTTCGAGGCAAAGGGCAAGGAGACCGCGAGTTCGGATCTGGTGGTCGGGCAATGGGTGATGCGCTGCGAGGCGCGGACGCTCGACGACATCCGCGCCATGGGCGGCAATTCCCCCGAGGACGAGCGGCGCTTTGCCACCGCCAAGCGCGTGTCTGAGATCAATCTCAAGGCCTATCAGAAATTCCTCCAGCCCTGGATCAAGGGCATGGTGACGCCCAAGATGGCCGAGTGGGCCCACAACATGCATCCGCTGCGGCTGCAATACGAGCTGTTCAGCAGCCGGAATCCCTATATGGCGACGGTGAAATCGTTGGCCGAGAAGGCCGAGGAGGAGCGCAAGCCGGTCGCGGCGGACAATCCGTTCCTGGCGTTCCAGGAGCAGATCTCGAAGCAGATCGTTCACGCCCTGGACAGCTGGCGCGACTCGCAGGAGGCGCTGAGCGAAGCGATCTTCCTCAGCGTCTATGGTTCGCCGGCGCTGCAAGCGGCGGTCGGGATCGATCCCGCCTCTGCGCCATCCCAGCGGCGTGAGATGACCGCCGAGCACCGCGTCATGCTCGAGAGGCGCATCGCTGAACTGAAATCGCGGATCGGCGAGGGCGGTCTGCGGGAAGCTGCGCTGCGCGCTTTGCTCTATGTCGGCTCGGCGCGCGGGATGGTCGATGAACGCAGCATCGAGGCGTTGCGCCAGGTCCGCCGCGACCATGCCGGCGCGCGCATGACCCTGCCAGAGTTCAAGATGCTGGTGCGGGAGCAGTTCTTCATGCTGCTGCTCGATCGCGCCGCGGCGCTGGCCGCCATCCCGAGGATGCTGCCTGACGACGTCAATCTTCGCCGCGGCGCTTTCGAGGCGATCGAGAAGGTGCTGTCCGCGAGCGAGGACGTCACCGGCGAGCGGGCCAAACGGCTGCGGCAGGTCGCCGGCCTGTTCGGCCTCGACATCAGCGAGCCTTCCGAGACGGCGTCGAATGTTGCCCCGTTCGATCCAAGGGCGAAGGCGTCGTAG
- a CDS encoding GNAT family N-acetyltransferase: protein MLAAIERTGPSSLQSRFFVMKRHFSEKERAYFMDVDFSNHVALAAWVEEHGRRIIVGGGRYVVTHPGEAEMAFVVVDAWQGRGIGSLLLKHLIDIAREQGMRELTAEVLADNASMRRVFAKSDFRPGRSDDPRTVRLTLALGPA from the coding sequence ATGCTCGCCGCGATCGAGCGCACCGGCCCGAGCTCGCTGCAGAGCCGGTTCTTCGTCATGAAGCGGCACTTCTCGGAGAAGGAGCGCGCCTATTTCATGGACGTCGATTTCAGCAATCACGTCGCACTGGCCGCTTGGGTCGAGGAACACGGTCGTCGGATCATCGTCGGCGGCGGCCGATATGTGGTCACACATCCCGGCGAGGCTGAGATGGCCTTCGTCGTGGTGGATGCCTGGCAAGGCCGCGGGATCGGTTCCCTGCTGCTGAAGCATCTCATCGACATCGCGCGGGAACAGGGGATGCGCGAGCTCACGGCCGAGGTTCTGGCCGACAACGCGTCGATGCGGCGGGTGTTCGCGAAGTCAGACTTCAGGCCTGGGCGAAGCGATGATCCGAGGACAGTGCGTCTGACCCTCGCCCTAGGGCCCGCTTGA
- a CDS encoding DUF2950 domain-containing protein — MTGLKSFHRAVLPGIVALALFGSASLAQESYKTPEDAAAALAAAVKSGPKDILKVLGRDAEDIVSSGDEVADNDIRARFTSMYDAKHGIKAEGNKTATLMLGPDDFPFPIPLVNTKTGWAFDTNEGRIEVLRRRIGRNELDAIQTMLAYVDAQNEYADKDRGEGAGVYAQRIVSSPGKKDGLFWRDDSDPSPLGALAAEASKEGYRAGDVGPAPYHGYYFHILKGQGPNARGGALNYVVKGKMIGGFGLIAWPAEYGNSGVMTFLVNHDGVVYQKDLGPRTEFLAERTTLFDPDQTWKKVDAAKP, encoded by the coding sequence ATGACCGGTCTGAAATCGTTCCATCGTGCGGTGCTGCCGGGCATCGTCGCGCTCGCGCTGTTCGGATCGGCATCACTCGCGCAGGAATCCTACAAGACACCGGAAGATGCCGCGGCCGCGCTTGCCGCCGCGGTCAAGAGCGGCCCGAAAGACATTTTGAAAGTGCTCGGCAGGGACGCCGAGGACATCGTCTCCTCCGGTGACGAGGTCGCGGACAACGACATCCGGGCGCGCTTCACCTCGATGTATGACGCCAAGCACGGCATCAAGGCGGAGGGCAACAAGACCGCGACGCTGATGCTCGGGCCGGACGACTTCCCGTTCCCGATTCCGCTGGTCAACACCAAGACCGGTTGGGCGTTCGACACCAACGAGGGCCGGATCGAGGTGCTCCGCCGCCGCATCGGCCGCAACGAGCTCGACGCGATTCAGACCATGCTCGCCTATGTCGATGCGCAGAACGAATATGCCGACAAGGATCGCGGTGAGGGCGCCGGCGTCTATGCGCAGCGTATCGTCTCCTCGCCCGGCAAGAAGGACGGCCTGTTCTGGCGCGACGACAGCGATCCGAGCCCACTCGGCGCGCTGGCGGCGGAGGCGTCGAAGGAAGGCTATCGCGCCGGCGATGTCGGCCCCGCGCCCTATCACGGCTACTACTTCCACATCCTCAAGGGGCAGGGCCCGAATGCGCGCGGCGGCGCGCTCAATTATGTCGTCAAGGGCAAGATGATCGGCGGCTTCGGTCTGATCGCCTGGCCGGCGGAATACGGCAATTCCGGCGTCATGACCTTCCTCGTCAATCACGACGGTGTCGTCTACCAGAAGGATCTCGGCCCGCGCACCGAGTTCCTTGCCGAGCGCACCACGCTGTTCGATCCCGACCAAACCTGGAAGAAGGTCGATGCAGCAAAACCCTGA
- a CDS encoding DUF3300 domain-containing protein — protein sequence MVRCGKILMVLALVVAMPAAAMAQATTPAAPNAPAAPSTQAQPATPPAPSAELLKPEQLEALVAPIALYPDELLANVLAASTYPLEVVQADRWLKERKSLKGDALRTEVEKQGWDDSVKALASTPDVLAMMSDQLDWTKKLGDAFLAQQPDVMDAIQRLRNKAYDNKKLTTTKQQKVSVQSQEGKQVVVIQQANPAEMYVPYYDPATVYGTWPYAEYPPYYWGYPSYIGAGVVAAGLAFGTAWAIGRWGNYWGGGCNWGNRNVYVNHRTTNIANGWQHNPAHRGGVRYNNVNVQQRFGNTNIKAGASDRMDFRGRDGNQVLRPNQGAGDRAGDRAGDRAGDRAGDRAGDRVGDRGGAGDRAGNRGDRPGGDRPSAGTRDRPGGGDRAGAGDRAKNAGKGGGDRAKAANRAGGGAAANRGGGNRGGAMNVSSGRSAAAASARGRASMASMPRGGGGGASFAGRGGGGGGMAMRGGGGGGFGGGGRGGGGGGRRSDIALKHDIVLLGHLSNGLGYYRFSYVGSDKAYVGVMAQEVAQVMPDAVTRGSDGYLRVYYEKLGLTFRTYRDWLAGGAKIPAEVAQ from the coding sequence ATGGTTCGTTGCGGCAAGATCCTGATGGTCCTTGCGCTGGTGGTGGCGATGCCCGCCGCTGCGATGGCGCAGGCCACCACACCGGCGGCGCCGAACGCGCCGGCAGCACCCAGCACGCAGGCACAGCCTGCAACGCCGCCGGCGCCGTCGGCCGAGCTGCTGAAGCCCGAGCAGTTAGAGGCTCTGGTCGCACCGATCGCGCTCTATCCCGACGAGCTGCTCGCCAACGTGCTGGCCGCCTCGACCTATCCGCTCGAAGTGGTGCAGGCCGATCGCTGGTTGAAGGAGCGCAAGAGCCTGAAGGGCGATGCGCTGAGGACCGAGGTGGAGAAGCAGGGCTGGGACGACAGCGTCAAGGCGCTCGCCAGCACACCCGACGTCCTGGCCATGATGAGCGACCAGCTCGACTGGACCAAGAAGCTCGGCGATGCCTTCCTCGCGCAGCAGCCCGATGTGATGGATGCGATCCAGCGCCTGCGCAACAAGGCCTATGACAACAAGAAGCTCACCACCACCAAGCAGCAGAAGGTCAGCGTCCAGTCGCAGGAAGGCAAGCAGGTCGTCGTGATCCAGCAGGCCAATCCCGCGGAGATGTACGTGCCGTATTACGATCCGGCGACGGTCTACGGCACCTGGCCTTATGCGGAATATCCGCCGTATTATTGGGGCTATCCGTCCTATATCGGCGCGGGCGTGGTCGCGGCTGGCCTTGCCTTCGGCACCGCCTGGGCGATCGGACGCTGGGGCAATTACTGGGGCGGCGGCTGCAACTGGGGCAACCGCAACGTCTACGTCAATCATCGCACCACCAACATCGCCAACGGCTGGCAGCACAATCCGGCGCATCGCGGCGGCGTGCGCTACAACAACGTCAACGTGCAGCAGCGCTTCGGCAACACCAACATCAAGGCCGGCGCCTCGGACCGGATGGATTTCCGCGGCCGTGACGGCAACCAGGTGCTGCGTCCGAACCAAGGTGCAGGCGATCGTGCAGGAGACCGTGCGGGTGACCGCGCCGGCGATCGCGCAGGAGACCGCGCAGGAGACCGCGTTGGTGATCGTGGCGGAGCCGGTGATCGCGCCGGCAATCGCGGCGATCGTCCGGGCGGAGATCGCCCGAGTGCAGGCACGCGCGATCGGCCCGGCGGCGGCGATCGGGCCGGCGCCGGTGACCGTGCCAAGAACGCCGGCAAGGGCGGCGGCGATCGCGCCAAGGCCGCGAACCGCGCCGGCGGCGGTGCGGCGGCCAATCGTGGTGGCGGCAATCGCGGCGGCGCGATGAATGTTTCCTCCGGCCGCTCGGCCGCCGCTGCATCCGCGCGCGGACGCGCCAGCATGGCGAGCATGCCGCGCGGTGGCGGCGGCGGAGCGAGCTTCGCCGGTCGTGGCGGCGGCGGTGGCGGCATGGCGATGCGTGGCGGCGGCGGAGGCGGCTTTGGAGGAGGCGGCCGCGGCGGTGGCGGCGGAGGCCGGCGCTCCGACATCGCGCTCAAGCACGACATCGTTCTGCTCGGCCATCTCTCGAACGGCCTCGGCTATTATCGCTTCAGCTATGTCGGCAGCGACAAGGCCTATGTCGGGGTGATGGCGCAGGAGGTCGCGCAGGTGATGCCTGATGCCGTCACCCGCGGCAGCGACGGCTATCTGCGCGTCTATTACGAGAAACTCGGACTGACATTCCGCACCTACCGCGACTGGCTCGCCGGCGGCGCGAAGATTCCTGCGGAGGTGGCGCAATGA
- a CDS encoding ABC transporter substrate-binding protein — protein sequence MRRREFMSLIGAAAAFPVLARAQGRMPSVGVLTGNVPGDPGAQMRVDAFQQGLADRGWIANQNYRLEVRWPGPSPARQQVEARELIASAPDVLLSTSTGTTRALRDATQNIPIIFVGLSDPVGTGLVVNLARPTGNLTGFSLYEHSMSGKWLSLLKDMAPSMTSAALLFNPDSSPYAPFYLQAAHQMEGRLGLQVTGASVRSGPEIAAVIEAAARGGGGLVVLPDGGFFGTQSQMAIALLAQRRVPAIFAVRFYAVNGGLMSYGADLTQQFRDGAGYVDRVLRGAEIRTLPVQFATRFELVINMKTAHALALTVPNRLLLDAELIE from the coding sequence ATGAGACGCCGTGAGTTCATGTCGCTGATCGGCGCAGCGGCCGCGTTTCCGGTGCTCGCGAGGGCGCAAGGCAGGATGCCGTCCGTCGGTGTCCTGACCGGCAATGTCCCGGGCGATCCGGGCGCGCAGATGCGTGTCGATGCCTTTCAGCAAGGGCTCGCCGATCGCGGCTGGATCGCCAACCAGAACTACCGGCTCGAGGTGCGCTGGCCGGGCCCGAGCCCGGCACGGCAGCAGGTAGAGGCGCGCGAACTGATCGCCAGCGCGCCGGACGTGCTGCTCTCGACCAGCACCGGCACGACGCGCGCGCTGCGCGATGCCACGCAGAACATTCCCATCATCTTCGTGGGGCTCTCCGACCCCGTCGGAACAGGCCTCGTCGTCAATCTGGCGCGGCCGACGGGCAACCTCACCGGCTTCTCGCTCTATGAGCATTCGATGAGCGGGAAGTGGCTGAGCCTGCTGAAAGACATGGCGCCAAGCATGACCAGCGCCGCGCTCCTGTTCAATCCGGACTCCTCTCCTTATGCGCCGTTCTATCTTCAGGCCGCGCATCAGATGGAAGGCCGTCTCGGCCTTCAGGTCACCGGCGCCAGCGTTCGCAGCGGACCTGAGATCGCAGCGGTGATCGAGGCCGCGGCGCGCGGCGGTGGTGGCCTCGTCGTGCTGCCCGATGGCGGCTTCTTCGGCACCCAGAGCCAGATGGCGATTGCGCTGCTGGCGCAGCGCCGCGTGCCCGCGATCTTCGCCGTTCGCTTCTACGCAGTGAACGGCGGGCTGATGTCCTACGGCGCCGATCTCACTCAGCAGTTTCGCGACGGCGCAGGCTATGTCGACCGCGTCCTGCGTGGCGCGGAGATACGGACCTTGCCGGTGCAATTCGCCACCAGGTTCGAGCTCGTCATCAACATGAAGACGGCCCATGCCCTCGCGCTGACCGTTCCGAACCGGCTGCTGCTGGATGCCGAGCTGATCGAATGA
- a CDS encoding HAMP domain-containing sensor histidine kinase — protein MSWRMCTDEVRPRHAAASLLCLVLLVAACMSSGPAGAAERSLRGELKRVLVLHSFGREFRPWSEFARSIKAELEQKSPWPLDIQEHALLTARFNNPGPEAPFVEYLHSLYQGAMPDIVLSIGAPAARFAQRYRARLFPDAPLILSAVEYRLINRADLTDNDIVIAIRNDFMAAFENILQLLPDTRTVAIVIGASPLEQFWVQEVKQELKPLGERVDLVWYSDLPFEEILKRASNLPPHTALFWGLMSVDAAGIVHESDIALRSLHAVANAPIFSYQEPFFGGSTVGGPMHLVAETSSRTVNAAIRVLGGEKPKNVQYEPIGFAPPRYDWRELRRWGISESRLPAGSEILFREPNIWERYRWQMLLITSVFLVQAGLISGLLHERRRRRLAEVESRQRLAELAHANRYSAVGELTTSIAHELNQPLGSILTNAETAELMLKNPSPDMDEIRQILADIRRDDQRASEVIRRLRRVLRKTPFEVGDIELNDTVREAIGLVAAVADGRRIVLTYTPALVHLHVRGDAVQLQQIVLNLIINAMDAVSDAGMKKREVSVGTVRAGSYAEIRVADTGPGIASADLGSVFNPFFTTKPEGMGMGLAIVKTIVEAHYGTISVENQPWGGALFTIRLPLLD, from the coding sequence ATGAGCTGGCGCATGTGCACTGACGAGGTCAGGCCGCGGCACGCAGCGGCTTCGCTGCTCTGTCTCGTCCTGCTTGTCGCCGCGTGCATGTCGTCCGGGCCAGCCGGTGCGGCCGAGCGGAGCCTGCGCGGCGAACTCAAGCGCGTGCTGGTGCTGCATTCCTTCGGCCGCGAGTTCCGGCCGTGGAGCGAGTTCGCACGCAGCATCAAGGCGGAGCTCGAGCAGAAATCGCCCTGGCCACTCGACATCCAGGAGCACGCGCTGCTCACGGCGCGCTTCAACAATCCCGGTCCCGAGGCGCCCTTCGTCGAGTATCTGCACTCGCTCTACCAGGGTGCCATGCCCGACATCGTACTTAGCATCGGCGCGCCGGCCGCCCGCTTCGCGCAGCGATATCGTGCGCGGCTGTTCCCCGACGCGCCGTTGATTCTCTCCGCGGTCGAGTACCGGCTGATCAATCGCGCCGATCTCACCGACAACGACATCGTCATCGCGATCCGCAACGATTTCATGGCCGCGTTCGAGAACATCCTGCAGCTCCTGCCGGACACCAGGACGGTCGCGATCGTGATCGGCGCCTCGCCGCTCGAGCAGTTCTGGGTCCAGGAGGTCAAGCAGGAGCTGAAACCTCTGGGCGAGCGGGTCGACCTCGTCTGGTATTCGGACTTGCCGTTCGAGGAGATCCTGAAGCGCGCATCGAACTTGCCGCCGCACACCGCGCTGTTCTGGGGCCTGATGTCGGTCGACGCGGCCGGGATCGTCCACGAGAGTGACATCGCCCTGCGCAGCCTGCATGCGGTCGCGAATGCGCCGATCTTCTCCTACCAGGAGCCGTTCTTCGGCGGCAGCACCGTCGGGGGCCCGATGCATCTGGTCGCGGAAACCAGCTCCCGGACTGTGAACGCGGCGATCCGGGTTCTCGGCGGCGAGAAACCCAAGAACGTCCAATACGAGCCGATCGGCTTTGCGCCGCCGCGATATGATTGGCGGGAATTGCGGCGCTGGGGCATCAGCGAGAGCCGCTTGCCTGCCGGCAGCGAGATCCTGTTTCGCGAGCCCAACATCTGGGAGCGCTATCGCTGGCAGATGTTGTTGATCACGTCCGTCTTCCTGGTCCAGGCGGGTCTCATCAGCGGCCTTCTGCACGAGCGCCGCCGCCGCCGGCTCGCCGAAGTGGAATCGCGCCAGCGCCTTGCCGAGCTCGCGCACGCCAATCGCTATTCGGCTGTCGGAGAGCTGACGACGTCGATCGCCCACGAATTGAACCAGCCGCTCGGCTCGATCCTGACCAATGCCGAGACGGCGGAGCTCATGCTCAAGAACCCGTCGCCCGACATGGACGAGATCCGGCAGATCCTCGCCGACATCAGGCGCGACGATCAGCGGGCGAGCGAGGTGATCCGCAGGCTGCGCAGGGTTCTGAGGAAGACGCCGTTCGAGGTCGGCGACATCGAGCTCAATGACACGGTGCGCGAGGCGATCGGCCTGGTCGCGGCCGTCGCCGATGGACGCCGGATCGTGCTGACCTATACGCCTGCTCTGGTCCATCTGCACGTCAGGGGCGACGCTGTGCAGCTCCAGCAGATCGTCCTCAACCTGATCATCAATGCGATGGATGCGGTGTCCGATGCCGGCATGAAGAAGCGCGAGGTCAGCGTGGGGACGGTGCGCGCCGGCAGCTACGCCGAGATCAGGGTTGCCGATACCGGTCCGGGGATCGCGTCCGCCGATCTCGGCAGCGTGTTCAACCCGTTCTTCACGACCAAGCCGGAAGGCATGGGGATGGGGCTTGCGATCGTCAAGACCATCGTCGAGGCCCATTACGGCACGATCAGCGTCGAGAACCAGCCATGGGGCGGCGCGCTGTTCACGATCCGCCTGCCGCTCCTCGACTGA